In Cicer arietinum cultivar CDC Frontier isolate Library 1 chromosome 7, Cicar.CDCFrontier_v2.0, whole genome shotgun sequence, a single window of DNA contains:
- the LOC101509882 gene encoding uncharacterized protein codes for MANTCCPIDLEPRTLSGVELTQARELAAEVVQKLEPSEASALFVEGIMHPIKEVTYMKENESQVEKLIDFTKKEETITYEKDCQCQCSCSTQTPFHIIGVKEPVSAPF; via the exons ATGGCAAATACTTGTTGCCCCATTGATCTAGAGCCTAGGACCTTGAGTGGAGTGGAGCTAACCCAAGCAAGG GAACTAGCTGCAGAGGTAGTACAAAAGTTGGAACCAAGTGAAGCATCAGCTCTGTTTGTTGAG GGaattatgcatccaataaaggAGGTGACATAtatgaaagaaaatgaaagcCAAGTTGAGAAGTTAATTGATTTCACTAAGAAGGAAGAGACTATCACTTATGAGAAAGATTGCCAATGTCAATGCTCATGCTCTACTCAAACCCCTTTTCATATTATTGGCGTAAAAGAGCCCGTTTCTGCACCATTTTGA
- the LOC101509562 gene encoding CASP-like protein 3A1, protein MVTDEQIKTSSLETSGTMSGPLVGAAVETSRRRRTEALQLILRALCMASSVVSISLMITAKQNSSVSIYGFLLPVHSKWSFSHSYQYLVGVSAAVAVHSLLQLLIGTSRFVRATSVIPSRNHAWVIFAGDQAFTYALMSAGSASSGVTNLNRTGIRHTPLPNFCKPLDKFCDHVAISIAFTFISCFLLATSSIHDVIWLSQH, encoded by the exons ATGGTGACTGATGAGCAGATCAAAACATCATCTCTAGAAACCAGTGGCACAATGAGTGGCCCCCTCGTCGGAGCCGCCGTGGAAACAAGTCGGCGCCGGAGAACAGAAGCCTTGCAGCTTATTCTTCGAGCACTGTGCATGGCAAGCTCTGTTGTTTCAATCTCACTAATGATTACAGCAAAACAGAACAGCTCTGTTTCTATCTATGGTTTTCTCTTACCTGTTCACTCCAAATGGTCTTTCTCTCACTCTTACCA ATATCTTGTTGGGGTTTCTGCAGCAGTTGCAGTTCACTCTTTGCTGCAACTACTCATTGGCACATCAAGATTTGTTAGGGCCACTTCTGTGATTCCTTCTAGAAATCATGCATGGGTTATTTTTGCTGGGGATCAG GCATTTACTTATGCATTGATGAGTGCTGGATCTGCTTCATCTGGTGTAACAAATCTGAACCGCACAGGAATTAGACATACACCTCTGCCAAATTTTTGCAAACCTTTGGACAAATTTTGTGACCATGTTGCCATCTCAATAGCTTTCACTTTCATAAGCTGTTTTTTGCTTGCCACATCTTCTATCCATGATGTAATATGGCTCTCCCAACACTGA